Proteins from one Salmo salar chromosome ssa07, Ssal_v3.1, whole genome shotgun sequence genomic window:
- the srk2 gene encoding Tyrosine-protein kinase SRK2 (The RefSeq protein has 5 substitutions compared to this genomic sequence), with protein sequence MMPMSGELSLVLTFGMMMGLAILLFFLFRPLGSADPWNINRSAIRLGKKLGEGSFGEVYQGLYNNTPVAVKTLIPGTMDPRDFLKEAQIMKTMQHPNLIQLLAVCTEEPIYIITELMKNGSLLNYLKVRVGRLCLYDQIEMAAQVASGMDYLEMKNYIHRDLAARNVLVGENNVYKVADFGLARVLQATPMLSSQSKLYYIPVGKAIFPLRWTAPEAIANEKFTIKCDVWSFGILLYEIMTFGKNPYPDLNNSQVKRMVPNGYRMPCPVDPYCSKDVYKIMLDCWKENKHDRPTFRSLKMRLRNVRG encoded by the exons aTGATGCCAATGTCTGGAGAATTGTCCCTTGTCCTGACCTTTGGCATGATGTTGGGGTTGGCGATCCTGCTGTTTTTTCTG TTTAGGCCGCTTGGCTCTGCGGACCCCCGGAACATTAACCGCAGCGCTATAAGACTGGGGAAGAAGCTGGGCGAAGGTTCCTTTGGAGAGGTCTATCAAGGCCTTTATAACAACACTCCAGTTGCAGTGAAGACCCTTATACCTG GCACCATGGACCCTCGGGACTTCCTAAAAGAGGCCCAGATCATGAAGACTAtgcagcatcccaacctcatccAGCTCTTGGCTGTCTGCACTGAAGAACCTATCTATATCATCACTGAGCTAATGAAGAACGGAAGTCTGCTTAATTACCTGA AGGTCAGGGTTGGAAGGCTACGCTTATATGACCAGATTGAGATGGCAGCCCAAGTGGCTTCCGGGATGGATTATCTGGAGATGAAGAACTACATCCACAGGGACCTGGCAGCCAGGAATGTGCTGGTTGGCGAGAACAACGTCTACAAGGTGGCTGACTTTGGCCTTGCCAGGGTCTTACAAGCCACACCAATGCTTTCCAGTCAGAGCAAATTGTATTATATACCTGTAGGGAAAGCGATATTCCCTTTGAGATGGACGGCTCCTGAGGCCATCGCCAACGAGAAGTTCACCATCAAGTGTGACGTGTGGTCCTTCGGAATCTTGCTGTATGAGATCATGACCTTTGGGAAGAATCCCTATCCAG ACCTGAACAACTCCCAGGTGAAACGGATGGTTCCCAATGGGTACAGGATGCCTTGCCCTGTTGACCCCTACTGTTCCAAAGACGTGTACAAGATCATGTTGGACTGCTGGAAGGAGAATAAACATGACAGGCCCACTTTCAGGTCTCTAAAAATGAGGCTGAGGAAAGTTTGTGGTTGA